ttcttctttccatttagcacaacgtagaaacgtctattatacaacagtgatctaatgatatttaccaggtcATAGTCAAGCACAGTGTTGTAGATCTTAGTTAGCAAGGTTCTGTGGTTTATTGTATCATAGGCCGCTGTGAGGTCTATCAAGGCTACTCCCACTATCTCTTTTTGCTAAAATCCGTCCTCTCTGTATTCTGTTAGGTTCAGCACTTGGCCTGTGCATGATTTACCTGGTTTGAAACCTGCTTgttatgggattagttttgcaTCTAATGTTTCCTGGATGCGGTTTTTTATGAAATTTGATATATTGGTGACGTTTGGTGACGAATTGGTGACACGGGACGTGATTTGaagaattttataataaatttgacGTGATTGGTGTCATTTCACGCGATATTGGGCATCATTTGGCGTGATTggtattttttatgttaattttaatgtGAATAGTAATATTTTATGTGATATATGACATCGATACGTCAATTTGCTGACTTTTACAAGTTTAGTAACGTTTTATATGCAACTTAATATCATTGCTGCCATTTTATATTGAACTGGACATAATTGATGACGCATAAAGTGATTAGCAGCATTTTATACGAAATATTAGTAATCGGTAACACTGTACATGACGTTTTGGTGAGATTTGACCTAATTGGtaattttttgtcaattttaatgtgagtaataatattttatgtaatatgtGGCATCTATAATGCAATTTTCCGACTTCTTACAAGTTTTGTAAcgttttataaacaatttaatattattggtgatttttttaacatattagaCATAACTGGTGACATCTGAAGTGATTAGTTGACAGTTGACGTATTTCATAGCGTTTTATATGCAATTGAATATCATTTATGacattttatatataattttacgCGATTGATAACACTAcaagccccttcccatatcagttggcatAACTATGGAATTTGTTACATGTAACAATAATTTCTGTTAGAACTTCTAACTTTACAGATATAaagtaacaaagaaataaaattaaaatgataaattttagtctgttttaaagaaatttaaaaggAAATACGTACTATAAATGAACAATTACTAATATTGAACATAATTAAACATTGTACAACTagaatcatatatttttttgtattacaaTTTCAGATGTCACGAAAGCATCACGTACACAACCCACGCGGATTATTCCTTCATGGACAACTTAGTGCCATTGTTGGAGCGGTGGAACGGACCTATAAGTATAGCTCTTCACGCTCCAGGAACTGATTTTGAAAATACTCTCGATTCCATAGGGTACCTTAGGGATTGCACCACTCCCATGGTCAAGCAGTTGGTGACCTTCCATATTTATTTTAGTACGAAACATGTTCCCAAAGAGGTAAGACTCCAGTCCAAACAATAATTTCAACTATGTACAGAAAATAACATAAGCAAATTATTTTATAACAGTAAATTTATCGTTTAGGTTCCTAAACACGACAACGTTTTCATTGAAACGTACAACTGCTCGGTGGTACCACCCTTCCTCAACGTGTCCAGTGAAAATATGTACAAAGCTCAGAAAAAGTTGTTGTATCCGGTGAATGTGGGTCGAAACGTCGCTCGAGAAACAGCGCAGACTCACTTCATCCTTCCCTCGGATATTGAACTGTATCCTAGTCCAAGTGTGATAGAGAAGTTCCTAGCTATGATTGCCGAAAACAGTGGTCCACTTCAGAACAAAAACTCTAAAGTAAGTGATTCTAAAAATGTTTTCTATCGACGCTGATTGCCCATGTTTTCCCTTTAGGTATACCCTCTGACTATTTTCGAAGTGAGTGCCAACCAGCAAGTACCGGAGAACAAGACTCAGCTGCGCGAGATGCTGGCCAACGGTACTGCCATACCCTTCCACAAAAAGCTGTGTCCCGGATGCCATACGGTGCCGAAAGCCAAGGAATGGCAATCGGCGAACGAGACCCAAGGACTGCACGTTTTCCACGTGGGGAAAAGGAACGGGAAGTTCGTCCATTGGGAACCCATCTTCATAGGTACTCACGCGGATCCGTTGTACGACGAAAGACTTAGTTG
The genomic region above belongs to Diabrotica undecimpunctata isolate CICGRU chromosome 8, icDiaUnde3, whole genome shotgun sequence and contains:
- the LOC140448697 gene encoding beta-1,4-glucuronyltransferase 1-like, whose amino-acid sequence is MYTNRKSFIIKLLVGSCALYLFIHVFTNTAVPVIREMQESGRNLAALGTDNLEVPAVLDEDSAKEVVAAKDLLESEQVPDKTEPEEVPPSSKAVPTVLDRVREVTNCVDKPLVPKIQQRGDYWVLYNYIPAEVKHRCHESITYTTHADYSFMDNLVPLLERWNGPISIALHAPGTDFENTLDSIGYLRDCTTPMVKQLVTFHIYFSTKHVPKEVPKHDNVFIETYNCSVVPPFLNVSSENMYKAQKKLLYPVNVGRNVARETAQTHFILPSDIELYPSPSVIEKFLAMIAENSGPLQNKNSKVYPLTIFEVSANQQVPENKTQLREMLANGTAIPFHKKLCPGCHTVPKAKEWQSANETQGLHVFHVGKRNGKFVHWEPIFIGTHADPLYDERLSWEGKMDKMTQGYALCVLDYDFMILDNAFLVHKPGIKIYKKDPRRAMLAGKTHQLINKIIFPELKVLYGVRKGCAV